In Aspergillus flavus chromosome 3, complete sequence, one genomic interval encodes:
- a CDS encoding uncharacterized protein (of unknown function-domain containing protein): MMSNEQEIPGGFEDTDTHDHALLAPGESNAVQKVNNNGKQSDVKWKQASKIVDEQLMPDLSNEDLWLLVRRFNKQIHHVKAIQGPPQDELDLNRADEEQFPPEKLRATTERFYTSVVVGLVNIFSHVTRLRSWKEPRRTTAFCITYFVAWFLDLLIPVTTGVLVALILFPSTRSLLFPPRITSGDGSDAGSVEQSTRDSITNSPETYKGEAAEQEASNLVNDIANIAMESARGKYGQSVIDDDDAEGSSEPEPVDVGAITADVQAENAPVEDKTKKPMKKKISKATNQTMRILGDITDIYEQFSNILSPTPPFLAIAPRLQLVGMLISIALISLVTSSHFMIKSGSFLLGLAVFGDPVLQRTIAFLNDKVANWKEYLDLQNTLLKGVPTNAQLTLALLRLGEINSTPLPPPPTSHNNEPLWPIRKPFGSITSGKNKDEPSSALISQTPSPKLELSKAEARKKKWSKILKFIGRTIATAMKGHIAFDRAMRITESANTKNLIGLLSRRGWITAPPVGPLKFEAKFERKRGTVVIDSSQEQPVLYFTTCQSAKLDDLRLENQKKSAVLFQIPINEIKELKKTEGLGWKGKLIVELTAGTKDSIDGLVISRMEPQYQSYHVTGMRGRNQLFNRLIAMDAQFWESH, translated from the exons ATGATGAGCAACGAACAAGAGATACCAGGTGGTTTCGAAGATACAGACACCCATGACCATGCCTTATTAGCGCCAGGAGAGAGCAATGCCGTTCAAAAGGTCAACAATAATGGAAAACAGTCAGACGTCAAGTGGAAGCAGGCTTCCAAGATAGTAGACGAGCAACTTATGCCTGATCTTTCTAATGAGGATCTATGGTTGCTTGTTCGGAGGTTTAACAAG CAAATACATCATGTTAAAGCTATACAAGGCCCTCCCCAAGACGAGCTAGACCTCAACCGGGCAGACGAGGAACAATTTCCCCCAGAAAAGCTGCGGGCAACTACTGAACGGTTCTACACTTCTGTGGTTGTAGGATTGGTTAATATCTTCAGTCACGTCACTAGACTGCGGTCATGGAAAGAGCCTAGACGTACAACAGCTTTCTGCATA ACTTACTTTGTTGCATGGTTTTTGGATCTTCTTATTCCTGTGACCACCGGTGTTCTTGTTGCGTTGATTCTGTTCCCATCCACACGGTCCCTGCTCTTCCCTCCTAGAATCACTTCAGGGGATGGCTCAGATGCTGGTAGTGTGGAGCAGTCTACGCGTGATAGTATTACCAATTCCCCAGAAACATACAAAGGCGAAGCAGCAGAGCAGGAGGCCTCCAACTTGGTCAACGATATCGCTAATATCGCTATGGAAAGTGCACGAGGCAAATACGGCCAATCagtgattgatgatgatgatgctgaggGCTCATCTGAGCCTGAACCAGTCGATGTCGGGGCAATCACTGCAGATGTGCAAGCTGAGAATGCACCAGTCGAAGATAAAACCAAAAAGcctatgaagaagaagatatcaaAGGCTACGAACCAGACAATGCGTATACTTGGCGATATCACAGATATATATGAGCAATTTTCAAA TATTTTATCCCCCACCCCACCATTCCTTGCCATAGCACCCCGCCTGCAACTGGTGGGGATGTTGATATCTATAGCTCTGATATCCCTTGTCACATCGAGTCATTTTATGATCAAGTCTGGCAGCTTTCTCTTGGGACTGGCCGTCTTTGGTGACCCTGTCCTGCAACGCACTATAGCCTTCTTGAACGACAAGGTTGCAAACTGGAAAGAGTATCTAGACTTACAAAA TACACTTCTTAAAGGCGTTCCCACAAACGCCCAACTCACCCTAgcccttcttcgtcttggTGAAATCAACTCCACACCGTTGCCTCCACCCCCAACCTCACACAACAATGAACCATTATGGCCTATTCGCAAACCTTTCGGTAGTATAACTTCTGGCAAAAACAAAGATGAACCCTCTTCAGCTCTCATATCGCAAACCCCAAGCCCCAAACTAGAACTTTCCAAAGCAGAAGCCCGCAAGAAAAAATGGTCCAAGATTCTCAAGTTCATCGGCCGAACAATCGCAACAGCAATGAAAGGGCACATCGCATTCGACCGCGCAATGAGAATTACAGAATCAGCAAACACGAAGAACCTAATTGGTCTGTTAAGCCGACGAGGCTGGATCACGGCACCACCTGTCGGGCCTCTCAAATTCGAGGCAAAGTTTGAGCGCAAGCGAGGTACAGTGGTCATCGACTCGTCGCAGGAACAGCCCGTACTCTATTTCACGACTTGTCAGTCTGCTAAACTGGATGATTTGCGACTGGagaatcagaagaagagtgCCGTTTTGTTTCAGATTCCTATCAATGAGATCAAGGAACTGAAGAAGACGGAGGGGCTGGGTTGGAAGGGGAAGCTGATTGTTGAGTTGACGGCCGGGACCAAGGATTCCATTGATGGGTTGGTGATTTCGAGGATGGAGCCTCAATATCAATCTTATCATGTTACTGGTATGCGGGGAAGGAATCAGTTATTTAATCGACTGATTGCTATGGATGCGCAATTTTGGGAGAGTCATTGA